From the genome of Mycobacterium kansasii ATCC 12478:
TCTCACCCGATGAGGCCGTCGAGGCGCTGATCGAAGGAATCGCCGAGCGCCGGCGCTCTCGCCGCGCGCTGGCCGCGGTCGGGTCGGTGGCTGCGACGCTGCTCGCACTCAGTGGGTTCGGTGCGCTGGTGGCCGATGCCCGCCCCGGCGATACCCTCTACGGACTGCACGCGATGATGTTCAACGAGCCGCGCGTCAGCGACGACCCGATTGTGTTGTCCGCCAAGGCCGACCTGGCCAAGGTTGAGCAATTGATCGCCCAGGGCCAGTGGGACCAGGCCGAAACCCAGCTGGCCGAAGTCAGCAGCACCCTGCAGGCCGTCAATGACGGCAGCCGACGGCAGAACCTGCTGAACGAGTTGAACCAGCTGAACACCAAGGTCGAAAAGCGCGATCCCAACGCGACTCTGCCACCGAGCCCGTCGCCCCGGTCCGTGCTTTCCAGGGTCCTTGCCCCGAGTGACTCGCCGGTGACCTCGTCGGCCCCGCCGGCTCCCGACGCCGAGCCGGCAGCGACATCAGGGGCACCGGAATCGACGGCGCCGACCAGTCCGGTCACGTCCGAGATGTCGACCGGTAGCCCGGCACCAACGTCGAAGCCGACGGCCAGTCCGTCGTCGCCGCCGCCCACCAGCACGCCGGTGTCTCCGGCTGCGGGCGCATCGGAGCCTGGCTCATCGCCGGCACCGGCCGGGGAACCAGGCTAGAAGGAGCTACCGGGCGGACCGCCTAGTGACGGCGGTGGAACCCGTCCGCGTCTGACGTCGCTTCGTTGAGCGAGGCATCGGCGTATCCGCGGCAGTAATCCCACGTGACGTAGGCGTCCGGCTCGGGATCGTAGGCCGGCTCGTGCGGGCGGACGGTGCCGTCGATCAGCAGCTGCAGCAGGTTGGCCCGCAGCATGTCCCAGTCGTGGTAGTGGTCCTGCTGGCACTCGTCGCAGCAGACCACCAGGCCGCGAATCCCCTTGTGCGCTAATAGAGCTTCGTAGACGGCGAGGTCGGCCAGGTCAGCCTCTACCGCCAGCCGCTCCTGCTGATCGAGGGGCTGACCGGGCTCGACGGCCTCCAGCGCCGCCGACGGGTCACAGGGGTCGTCGGCAAACGGATCGGGCGGCAAACCCGGCGGCAGGTGGTCGCGCACGCCTCTACACTACGCAGCCAGGCAGCCATCGCGCCAGAAATTCAGCGGGCGCGCCGTACGGGTCGGACCCACCCGCGCCGCAAGCTGCGGGCCGGGTACGGGCTATTGCCCGGTTCGCCCCGTGCCGCTCCATGGTTGGGGTGACCGCGATCTCACGCCGCTTCGCGGCCTGCGTCGTCGCCGGGGCGGGAGCCGATAGGATGGGTTTCTCACTCCGCATGCGTATGGAGGGCCCCCCGATGTCCCGTGGCATGTCTCGCCTGGAAGAAAGCTCCGACCTGGTCGGCAGCCCGTATGTGCGCGATGCGCACGTCGGGGGCCTGACCGGTGACTCGGTGCCCACCGGCGGCGACGACCCGCACAAGGTGGCCATGCTGGGGCTGACGTTCGACGACGTGCTGTTGCTGCCCGCGGCCTCGGATGTGGTGCCCGCGACGGCCGACACTTCCAGCCAGCTCACCACGAAGATCAGGCTCAAGGTACCGCTGGTCAGCTCGGCGATGGACACCGTCACCGAATCTCGCATGGCGATCGCGATGGCCCGGGCCGGCGGTATGGGCGTGCTGCACCGCAATCTTCCGGTCGCCGAACAGGCCGGCCAAGTCGAAATGGTCAAGCGCTCCGAGGCCGGCATGGTCACCGATCCCGTCACCTGCCGACCGGACAACACCTTGGCCCAGGTCGATGCGCTGTGCGCCCGGTTCCGGATCTCCGGGTTGCCGGTGGTCGACGACGACGGTGCGCTGGTCGGCATCATCACCAATCGGGACATGCGCTTTGAGGTCGATCAGGGCAAGCAGGTCGCCGAGGTGATGACCAAAGCCCCGCTGATCACCGCCCAGGAGGGGGTCAGTGCGTCGGCTGCGCTGGGCCTGTTGCGCCGGCACAAGATAGAGAAGCTGCCCGTCGTGGACGGGCGGGGCCGGCTGACCGGCCTGATCACCGTGAAGGATTTCGTCAAGACCGAGCAGCATCCGCTGGCCACCAAGGACAGCGACGGCCGGCTGCTGGTCGGTGCCGCCGTCGGGGTCGGCGGCGATGCGTGGGTGCGCGCCATGATGCTGGTGGACGCCGGGGTCGACGTGCTGGTCGTCGACACTGCGCACGCCCACAACCGGCTGGTGCTCGATATGGTCCGCAAGCTCAAGGCCGAAGTGGGCGACCGGGTCGATGTGGTCGGCGGCAACGTCGCCACCAGGTCGGCGGCCGCAGCCCTGGTCGACGCCGGCGCCGACGCGGTGAAGGTGGGCGTGGGCCCGGGCTCGATCTGCACGACCCGGGTGGTGGCCGGTGTCGGCGCACCCCAGATCACCGCGATCCTGGAAGCCGTCGCGGTGTGCCGGCCGGCGGGTGTGCCGGTGATCGCCGACGGGGGACTGCAGTATTCCGGCGATATCGCCAAGGCGCTGGCCGCGGGCGCGTCGACGACCATGCTCGGTTCGCTGCTGGCCGGCACCGCCGAGGCGCCCGGCGAGCTGATCTTCGTCAACGGCAAGCAGTACAAGAGCTACCGCGGCATGGGATCGCTGGGAGCCATGCAAGGCCGGGGCGGGGGCAAGTCGTACTCCAAGGACCGCTACTTCGCCGACGACGCGCTCTCCGAGGACAAGTTGGTGCCCGAGGGGATCGAGGGCCGGGTGCCGTTCCGCGGCCCGCTGAATTCGGTGATCCACCAGCTGACCGGCGGCCTGCGCGCGGCGATGGGCTACACCGGCTCGCCCACCATCGAAGTGCTGCAGCAGGCGCAGTTCGTCCGGATCACGGCGGCCGGTCTCAAAGAGAGCCACCCGCACGACGTCGCCATGACCGTCGAAGCGCCCAACTACTACGCTCGCTGACGGCGCATCATGGTCGAGATCGGCATGGGCCGCACGGCACGGCGCACCTACGAACTCAGCGACATCAGCATCGTGCCGTCGCGGCGGACCCGTTCGTCGAAAGACGTGTCCACGGCCTGGCAGCTTGACGCCTACCGGTTCGAAATCCCGTTGCTGGCACACCCTACGGACGCCCTGGTGTCGCCGGAGTTCGCGATCGAGCTGGGCCGCCTGGGCGGCCTGGCCGTGCTCAACGGCGAGGGACTGATCGGCCGGCACGCCGACGTCGAGGCCAAGATCGCCCAGCTGCTAGAAGCTGCAGCGGCCGCCCCCGAACCGTCGGCGGCGATCCGGCTGCTGCAGGAGCTGCATGCGGCGCCGTTGAACCCCGAGCTGCTCGGCGCCGCCGTCGCCCGTATCCGGGAAGCCGGGGTGATCACCGCGGTGCGGGTCAGTCCGCAAAACGCCCAGTCACTGACCCCGGTGCTGCTGCAGGCCGGGATCGACCTGCTGGTCATCCAGGGCACGATCGTCTCGGCCGAGCGGGTAGCCAGCGATGGGGAGCCGCTGAACCTGAAGACCTTCATCGCCGAG
Proteins encoded in this window:
- a CDS encoding anti-sigma-D factor RsdA, producing MRDSGFDRPGLDELAGTELLLDALAGRADVTLDDPHEDALAALLGQWRDDLRWPPASALVSPDEAVEALIEGIAERRRSRRALAAVGSVAATLLALSGFGALVADARPGDTLYGLHAMMFNEPRVSDDPIVLSAKADLAKVEQLIAQGQWDQAETQLAEVSSTLQAVNDGSRRQNLLNELNQLNTKVEKRDPNATLPPSPSPRSVLSRVLAPSDSPVTSSAPPAPDAEPAATSGAPESTAPTSPVTSEMSTGSPAPTSKPTASPSSPPPTSTPVSPAAGASEPGSSPAPAGEPG
- a CDS encoding DUF5319 domain-containing protein, giving the protein MRDHLPPGLPPDPFADDPCDPSAALEAVEPGQPLDQQERLAVEADLADLAVYEALLAHKGIRGLVVCCDECQQDHYHDWDMLRANLLQLLIDGTVRPHEPAYDPEPDAYVTWDYCRGYADASLNEATSDADGFHRRH
- the guaB gene encoding IMP dehydrogenase: MSRGMSRLEESSDLVGSPYVRDAHVGGLTGDSVPTGGDDPHKVAMLGLTFDDVLLLPAASDVVPATADTSSQLTTKIRLKVPLVSSAMDTVTESRMAIAMARAGGMGVLHRNLPVAEQAGQVEMVKRSEAGMVTDPVTCRPDNTLAQVDALCARFRISGLPVVDDDGALVGIITNRDMRFEVDQGKQVAEVMTKAPLITAQEGVSASAALGLLRRHKIEKLPVVDGRGRLTGLITVKDFVKTEQHPLATKDSDGRLLVGAAVGVGGDAWVRAMMLVDAGVDVLVVDTAHAHNRLVLDMVRKLKAEVGDRVDVVGGNVATRSAAAALVDAGADAVKVGVGPGSICTTRVVAGVGAPQITAILEAVAVCRPAGVPVIADGGLQYSGDIAKALAAGASTTMLGSLLAGTAEAPGELIFVNGKQYKSYRGMGSLGAMQGRGGGKSYSKDRYFADDALSEDKLVPEGIEGRVPFRGPLNSVIHQLTGGLRAAMGYTGSPTIEVLQQAQFVRITAAGLKESHPHDVAMTVEAPNYYAR
- a CDS encoding GuaB3 family IMP dehydrogenase-related protein: MVEIGMGRTARRTYELSDISIVPSRRTRSSKDVSTAWQLDAYRFEIPLLAHPTDALVSPEFAIELGRLGGLAVLNGEGLIGRHADVEAKIAQLLEAAAAAPEPSAAIRLLQELHAAPLNPELLGAAVARIREAGVITAVRVSPQNAQSLTPVLLQAGIDLLVIQGTIVSAERVASDGEPLNLKTFIAELDIPVVAGGVQDHRTALHLMRTGAAGVIVGYGSTQGVTTTDEVLGISVPMATAIADAAAARREYLDETGGRYVHVLADGDIHTSGELAKAIACGADAVVLGTPLAEAAEALGQGWFWPAAAAHPSLPRGALLQIAVGERPPLERLLNGPSDDPFGTLNLVGGLRRSMAKAGYCDLKEFQKVGLTVAT